The sequence TATACTTTCTGGAAGCCCGATTAAGAAGGAAGGTTGAAGCAAACTTATCATTGTCCCTGGTTGGACGATCGCTTTTTTCTAATTTTTGAATACGCTCTTTCTTTTCGACAATATCCTTTTCAATTCTTTTGATGAACCGTTGCTGCTCCTCGTATTTCCTGGCCTTGGCTTCCTTCTGAATTTGTTTCTGTTCTCGGTAAAAGGAATAGTTACCACCATATACCTTAGTTTTTCCATCTTCCAGTTCTATAACCTTATCGACTAAGTTATCCAAGAATCTTCGATCGTGCGATATGACCAAGGCAGAGCCGTCATATTCTTGAAGATATTTTTCTAACCACTCCAACGCTTCCAAATCTAAATGGTTCGTCGGCTCATCTAACAATAAGAAATCTGGCTTGTTCACGAGTATTCGGGCGAGATATACTTTTGTCCTCTGCCCACTAGAAAGTTCACTTAGTTTCTTATTAGTCTTCTCACCTAGTCCAACTTCCGAAAGAGCAATGCCCACTTTATATTCATCGTCTTGTCCGAGGGCCAAACTTTCGATAAGGAAATCACAAACTAGTTGGTCGCTAAATGCCTCAGACGCTTGGGGTACATAACCGACGGTGGCGTTTGCCGGAACAAATTGAACACCTCCGCAGTCTGGTTGCTCCAAGCCGGCAATAATCTTTAATAGTGTAGTTTTTCCACTACCATTTTCTCCAATTAAACCCACAACCTCTCCTTCTCCTATGGAAAAAGAGATTTCATTCAGGATCTGGTGTCCCGCGTATTCTTTACTGATCGAGTTTAGTATCAAGTTCATATTCATACCTTCAGCATGACATAATTGGACGTTTTAAACAATAAAAAAACCAGTCCTTCGTGACTGGTTAAACCTATATTTGGGTCAATTAAATTACCAACACAAAACCAGCCGCTAGGCGGTTCCTTAGGCTTTTGGCCTATATGTGTCAGTAAGATCTGTCATATCCTAAATTATAGCATAAACGCTATTTTGAATACAATAGGTTCGAACATTTTCTGTCAAGGGCTTTATGTTTTACACCCCGGAGGTAGAAGAGCAATACAAAATTAAAATTGAAAACCGAAAAAGTAAAATTTAGTTTTGGTTAAAGGGTATTCAACTTCTTTTCCTCCAAAGCTCTTTTTAAAATGCGTAAAGCCTAACCAGGATTTGTTAGGAAATCTTTCATCATAAATCCCCTCAAAATCAAAAAGCCGGCAATGTTTTTCTTTGGCCAATTTCAGACTTTCCCAAATCAATAAAGAGGGTGTTTTTAATTTCCGGCCCAACGGACTGGAAAAGGCATGAAAATAAGAAGCCGTTTTTCCATGAATTATAATCAAAACCCCGGCTATGGGGATAGCCTTGATACTATGATTTAAATCATGATAACAATGGGCGAAGAGAAGATAAGCTTCTTGATTATTTTCCTTATTTTTATGGAAAGCTTCATAAAGACTTTTTATTTCTTTTTTAAAAGGCAGCCAAAAACCGCGGCTAAGGGCGTTTTTTTGCCAAAAATCGGCAAAAAGATCAATATCGGAAGAATTCGTAATTTTAATTTTATTGGCTTTGGCTTTTCTGATTTCGTAACGAGCCTCTTTCGACATTTGCTGATAAATTTTTTCTAACGGTAAGTCTAAATTAAGCTGTAAAGTTTTGGTGGGTGAGTAATTAATCTGAACGGCGAAAGCGTGGTATTTTTTAGCCAGCTGATCAATTTGTTTCATTGACGATTTATCCGGCCGAAGAATTTTAAGAAAATTTCCCAAAAAAGGAATTTTTTTCAAATAAAACCTAAAGGTGATGTTCTCATTTTTAAAATAATCGGCCGACCAGCCGATTTTTTCCATATATGAGGCAAAATTTTTTGATTGTCGAAGATCGGTCATGAAAATGGCAGATGCGACCTTAGTTTTAAATACGACCAGCGCAATTTATCAGCCAGATTATAAAGAGGATAAAGATAGGTTTGAATGACTAAATCATAACTGCCGATAAATTCGACCAATTGACCGCCGTAGCCTTCTTTAAAACGGTGAAAACCATACCAAGGATCCTTAGGGTTTGGATTGGGACCCAAAGCTCCCCAAAGGTCAAAAGTTTTAACCTCATGAGCTTTGCCCCAGCGCATGGCTTCCCACATCATCAAATTTGAGGCCATAACCTCTCGGTTTTCGCTTGACGAAGCGCCGTAAGGATAATAAAGAGCGCCGTTGAATAAAAATAAAATCCAAGTCACCAGCGTTTTTCCCTGGTAAGTGGCGGTTAGAAGATGGGCGATATTGGCAGCCCGCAGCGTTTGCCACATGAGTTCGTGATATTTTCGGTCATGGGCAAAAAATTTCTGTCGTTTGGTCGTTTCAAAAGTCAATTTTAAATAATTTTGAAAAGCCCCGTCTGAATTGTCTTCAAAAACCGAAACACCGGCTTTTTGGGCGAGTTTAACATTATAACGGGTTTTTTCTTTCATTAAGGCCAAAAGCTGATCTTCTGACTGGGTTAAATCAGTTTGGAAAGTATAACGGGTAAAAAGCGGGCGTCCTTCCCGACAATGATTATTTTTTAAAAATTGATCGGTTTGCTCGTTAGGAAAAATATTGGGTTCTAATTTTATAAAGAGACAACTTTCACTTTTGCCGATTTTTTCCAAAGTTTCAAGCATGGGCAAGTCGGGCAAGGGCCCTTTGGGGAAATAACCGATAGTGTAATTAGTTTGTGGAACAGGATGAATAGTTAACTGGAAACCGGAGAGCAAATTTTTCCCTTCAAAAGACCCAAGTCTTATAACTTTAACACCGGTTTTTTGCCGGAAATCTCCCCAGGCCCAGGATTGCAAAGGATGATTAACCTGGCGGTCATAGTCGTCTTTTTCCGTTTCTAAAACTTCGCGGATTAACATTACAACTATTATAGCAAAGATACTTATACTTTTAGTCATTCATCTTTGATATAATTATTTGAGAATGAAAAAGGTAATTATCTTCGGCTGTTTTTTCGGGATCTTAATTCTTTTATTTTCCGCCAAACCCCTGATTTCTCCGACCATAAAACAGGCCTTGAGAAATTCTATTAATCAAGCCGGCCCAAAAACTTACACCAATAATAAATTTAATTTTAAAATCACTTTGCCTTTTGATTGGCAGATTGAAGAGTGGAATATCGAAGAGGCCTCAAATCTTAAAAACGTGCCTGACGGAACAATCTTATCCCAGGAAAAATTTTTTGGGCAAGATGGCCACTTTGAAATTATTATTTGGGAAAATAAAAGTAAAACGCCGCTTAGGACTTGGTTGACTTGGTATCGGCATGAAGATTTAATCTTGGCTGATTTGCCCAAACAAGAAAATTTCCAAATTGCCAATCTTCCGGCGATACGCTATCTGCAGAAAAAAACTTCCAAAAAGAAGCCCATTTTATACATCTTTTTTCTTAAAGACGGCAGACTTTTTGAATTAACCCAGGAGAGGGAAGACTTGGTTAATATTGAAGCAACCTTAAGCAGTCAGTTAGCAAATCCTCTTTACGACGAAATGCTTAAAAGTTTTCAGTTTTTGACCGAAACGTCAGTAACTCCTCCGGGATCTCCCCGATAAATTGCGAAATTAGATTACTGGTCTTTTGGCCGAAATAAAGGCGGCGCCTTGCATAAGTTAAATAAACTTTTTCTTTAGCTCGGGTGATGCCGACATAACAAAGGCGTCTTTCTTCCTCGAGTTCTTCTTTATCTAAGAGACTGCGTGAGTGAGGGAAGAGTCCTTCTTCCATTCCGACCATAAAAACAACAGAAAATTCTAAGCCCTTAGCCGCATG comes from Patescibacteria group bacterium and encodes:
- a CDS encoding peptidoglycan bridge formation glycyltransferase FemA/FemB family protein, with translation MEKIGWSADYFKNENITFRFYLKKIPFLGNFLKILRPDKSSMKQIDQLAKKYHAFAVQINYSPTKTLQLNLDLPLEKIYQQMSKEARYEIRKAKANKIKITNSSDIDLFADFWQKNALSRGFWLPFKKEIKSLYEAFHKNKENNQEAYLLFAHCYHDLNHSIKAIPIAGVLIIIHGKTASYFHAFSSPLGRKLKTPSLLIWESLKLAKEKHCRLFDFEGIYDERFPNKSWLGFTHFKKSFGGKEVEYPLTKTKFYFFGFQF
- a CDS encoding peptidoglycan bridge formation glycyltransferase FemA/FemB family protein translates to MLIREVLETEKDDYDRQVNHPLQSWAWGDFRQKTGVKVIRLGSFEGKNLLSGFQLTIHPVPQTNYTIGYFPKGPLPDLPMLETLEKIGKSESCLFIKLEPNIFPNEQTDQFLKNNHCREGRPLFTRYTFQTDLTQSEDQLLALMKEKTRYNVKLAQKAGVSVFEDNSDGAFQNYLKLTFETTKRQKFFAHDRKYHELMWQTLRAANIAHLLTATYQGKTLVTWILFLFNGALYYPYGASSSENREVMASNLMMWEAMRWGKAHEVKTFDLWGALGPNPNPKDPWYGFHRFKEGYGGQLVEFIGSYDLVIQTYLYPLYNLADKLRWSYLKLRSHLPFS
- a CDS encoding ATP-binding cassette domain-containing protein, coding for MNMNLILNSISKEYAGHQILNEISFSIGEGEVVGLIGENGSGKTTLLKIIAGLEQPDCGGVQFVPANATVGYVPQASEAFSDQLVCDFLIESLALGQDDEYKVGIALSEVGLGEKTNKKLSELSSGQRTKVYLARILVNKPDFLLLDEPTNHLDLEALEWLEKYLQEYDGSALVISHDRRFLDNLVDKVIELEDGKTKVYGGNYSFYREQKQIQKEAKARKYEEQQRFIKRIEKDIVEKKERIQKLEKSDRPTRDNDKFASTFLLNRASRKYTRAAQALETRLEKTNKIEKPKPDLSLSAIFKPKTECDKTVLYLKGLCKNMGGRNFSRILVCLSKMEKRWPCGDLTVQVRPR